The sequence below is a genomic window from Sebastes fasciatus isolate fSebFas1 chromosome 11, fSebFas1.pri, whole genome shotgun sequence.
CGGATGTTCTTTGACGTCTTGTACGACGAAGACGTTATTAAAGAGGAGGCCTTCCACGAATGGGAAGCCAGCAAAGACCCTGCGGAGCAAAAAGGCAAAGGTGTGGCCAAGAGATCAGTCACCGCCTTCTTCACCTGGCTCCGTGAGgctgaggaggatgaggagtcTGACTAGGAATAAAAGACTAAACTGAAAGTTGCCGCCCCCTTTTGGCAAGGCAGGGGCTCTGCAGGCGGCTGCAAAGAGTCGCAGAAAATATTGCCAGAGAGGCAGACTCAAATCAATCCTCAATGAGGGTaaatctttattattttttcttttctttgaggGAAACAATCATATCTCTCTACCCTCCCTCTCTTGCGTCCTCATTACAGAAATGGCAGTTGTCCAGATGCagatttattaaatatatatatatatatatatatatattgctttCTTTATTTAAGTAGTTATTGCTTGGAACCAGAAAATGTTCATCATTTTTGCTTGAGAAATTACATAAATATCAAAATAGTGTATTGATTAATCAGCTCATCATTTCAGCATTAATATTTTGTCTGGTGTTCCAGATACAGTCAGCACTGTTATGTTGCTGATAATGTTCACTTATTGGTGATTGGTGATTATTAGGGGTACTTTTTTTTGAGTGTTTGTATATAaaaatgaacacaaaccaacagacagtgaaTGTGGGGCTTGTTGGTAATCTTTTtgttaaataacactccgaacttgtgctcaattttggcgaaggggtccgttgacctctgacctcaagatatgtgaatgcaaatgggttctatgggtacccacgagtctcccctttacagacatgcccactttatgataatcacatgcagtttggagcaagtcatagtgaagtcagcgcactgacacactgacagctgttgttgcctgttgggcttcagtttgccatgttatgatttgagcatactttttatgttaaatgcagtacctgtgattgttcatggacaatatttgttatggttttgtgttgttaattcatttccaataatgaatatatacacatttacataaagcagcatatttgtccactcccatgttgataagagtattaaatacttgacaaatctccctttaaagcagcagtgggtagaattggagcaaatatgattaaaaaaatatatttttataaaactgtctctacatcctgacagtagtacatgagacaggtaatctgaaaaaaaatcatgtgcctctgtgtcctctgtgtcctccggtgctccaaatggcatctgcaagatttcccacacctgagggaaacaaccaatcagagccgagctggagcctgccgtttctgagcagctgtcaatcactcgcggactccgatcaaacggtcaaactaggttAATTTAatacctatttttttttaaattttaaaaaacattttttaaatttaattttttttatttttattttaaaactttttttttttttttttttttaaacttttttttttttaatttaaattttttcaaaaagaaatttgtataaattaaatttgtatAAATACTGACCCGCATGCGTCCTGTTGAGTGTGTTTACCAAATGACTGCGCTACActagactatatatatatatttatatggtTTAAAAGAAGAAGCCAAGTGAAAAACATCTGCGGTTCCTGTATCTTGATCTTGGctgcatgaggaggaggaggaggagataggATGTGACACCGCCTTGCGTTTGATGACGCTTGCCATCGGGAGACATTTGGACAGCCTATGTTGTAACCCAAATACCGAGGAGCAACAAATGTGCGTCTGCGCTGGAGGAGACCCTGATGCTGCTGCAGGAGTTAGGGAGATGTTTCCGCCGACTGAGTGGCTTTAATGATCCGCTGCAGAGCCTTCTTGATGCGGTATCATCTGTTGATCGGATTGGAGACAATTAAGCGCATTATGATGAGTCCGACTTACAGGTAGGtaccgagagagagaggagagagactggGGGTCATTACAGGCATCGTTAGAGCTGTGAGGGTGCGTATACAGAGAGGAGAGCTCTTGGCATCTCTGTGGTGTTTATCCGATGCAGGTATATGGAGCTATTGGTATGCAGATGGAGACTTCAGAGGTTGCCTGGTAACTGCATCCTTGCCTTTCGTGCGTTATTTTCCCCATAATTGTAGGCTGCAGGCCTGCacccatctccatctccatcaatGGCGGGgtgatgttattattattcagcCGTCAGCGTGTCGCTTTCTGTTGCTTGAATTTcctgagaaaaaagaaaaagaaaaacatctgcagcagctccCTCCATTCATGCCAGATACAAGATGTTTGGCTGCAGTCAACCCGATCCCACTTGTTTGTCCTATATAAGTCATTGTTAGACATTTTTAGTCATGTTCATACACACTGCAGCTCTGCAGGGGGGTGGacagaataataaaaacacctcatgaaaaaaaaggactttaaagggactgtttgtaagaatcagaaatgcttgttaacagcgacacctgtggccgttaagtcaacgaaagcgtcgggctcgcgcttgtgctcgctctacatagacattaacgagcatcactcaaaacagtgaggcgacacacgtcagctaaaaccacaatatcactatatttcagctgcttggcagtaatgttagctgacctgacgaaggtctctccatgaatcactgctgatcctagtgttggcttttcctgcttcagcctcctgaccgcggccgcagggagacaccggcacccggccGTAGACGATAACgcttctcgctgcggagccccatcacttcacaagacacgaggaacctctgttggtctggaggagctgcagcagttatttctgcacaaacgtccactagatacattcactagatattctcagagctaaactaactcttctgtagtgtggagtgtgcacgcatgcacgtaaGAGTGGAGTGcaagaacgcgcgcggtgtgtgagtgaaggcagaggagcagagtacagcagagactccggccctggagaccaaagctacggtatCCCTCGCGTCTTCTTGCCGTGAttggggggctggagcaggaagagttgacactgttttgcaagacgggcttcactagatataactttgcggttttggtgcttccgtgtagtttgtgttggagtctgagtctgaacagcgtagccacacgcgagcgcgcatgggaaaccgacccggtagatttatacgtgtacaaagttacaaacaatccctttaagcATCACAATTGCCAGCGCTGCTACACATGTTGATGTTGAGGATGAATGGCAATTAGCAGCATTTTGTCAGCTGGCAATCACCATGTTGAAGTGGgagtttttttaaaagcaaagcAACACCCAGCACACCTGCACACATAATGTGCAGGTGTgctgggtttttaaaaaaaaaaaaaaaaaaagagaaaaagggcAAGTATCAGAAGGAAACGGTCTCAAAACAttcaactgatgattattttcattatttattctcCTGTCAGTTATTCCTCGATAAGTGATATAATCTATAAAggttagaaaatagtgaaaatagccatttttttgttcaaacaacagtcaaagatattcagtttacaatgatagaTAACACAAAAAGCAgacatttgtgaagctggaaccagtgaattaattatttaaaccatttataaaaatagtaataatacattttatttatatagtatagtttcatagaactcaaagacactttacactgGTTAAAATAATCATATGAAacaacacagtaaacacaacacactataaatatacaacacaaATTGTAGTTTTCATCAGTTGACTAACATTTCCTGTAGGCCTATTTGTAATTAATCTTGTgctcgagatatacttaagacaagtataattaagtattcttgcttTATAGGCTTACAGAAAAGAATACTTGgtttgtagttgtgcttactttttgatagagtagcctattaaagtgtgtgagacatccatggtgctgaaatctgtgcgttccaatccccatactaccatactatgtagtatgccagaaaaagatttagtatgtcccaatacatagtatgtcaaatgcagaatGCCAAAAATGCCAGGATGTCCTCCTACAGTATTCAAGCCAGCATGTTTTCCCAGCTATtttgacccacaatcctctgctcaGCAGATATGAGCAAAAGGGtgaaagttcaaggcgcaatgttgaCGAAGTAATATGCCCAgatgtatgcatactgcatgcaactgtagatactttgtaagggcagctgcagtatgtactgaaagtaaaaagaaaaagtatgcgatttggaacataGCCTGAGTCTCCCCATGCTGAACAAGTGTGTGTTTATCAGCGTGGCGCATGAGTGACGTCTGCGGTGTGTTTTGCAGCTGAAGCTCACCTCTGAGGAGTGTTGAACGTCACCCGGGCTTCATATCACTGCCTCCGAGCTCCCTACCTGCCTGTGTGCCTCTGACACACATTTACTGTCACTATTGTCACTTTAGCGTAAGCCTTTAAACACAGTCAGGAGCCTCTTCTCCCTTAGCTGCTTTGGGAGCCGATCTGCTTAAAAGGATGTCTGTCAAGTTGTGCACATGCTCAGAGTTTATGCAACATGTTTCCTGCTTGTTGAAACACTCACCTGCCCTAAAAACAGGACCTATtcccagcagctccagcagatTTAGCTGACCCACCAGACCTGCTGGGTGCAGCCAAGTGTGTATTTGTTTTGGACGTGGTGTAAGTTGGGTAGCAGTATCACTTTTAATAGGGATCAGCAGCTTTGGGGTGAGATGGCCTGGCTGGAGCTGCTTACCGGAGCCGGTCACGCGCCATATATGTCTGTAGACTGTCACCACTGGCCTCAACCCCAACCATTCTAACCGGTTTCACTGTGGCTTACTGTGGCTTTAACATCTGTGCAGTTAATGTAGGGCATAGCTGTTTGCTTGTCTGCCTTGTGGTTTAAACCAGTAAACCCAAGCTGTGTGACTTTTAGTTGTGTTGGTTCGCTGCGCTTGTGACATCGTCTCTGCATGTCCACGATGAGGCTTAGATCCAGGCGTAGAGAATGGAGGGAGAggcaaagagaggaagaggtagGGAAAGTGTTTTTCTAAAGCAGTTTGGGATGAAGCGTTTATTTTGGCACGGAAGCCACAGCCGTGTGTTTGTCAGTATGTTTGTCCTGTGATTCATGTTTGGATTTGAGCTTTTCATTGAGATGCTATTAGAATGTTTCTCCCAGCGTAAATATTGGCAAAGTAAACATTTACTGTTTTGTGGAATACTGAAAGTGCTGGATGTGACACAAATGTGGACAAAACACGTTGTTTGCTGCTTTCGTGCATTGGTGCAAAACAAGGAGGTTTACTCAAATCAAATCTGTCTTGCAGGTGAAATTTGAGGAGAGTGAAATGATTCCAAAGTCAGGAAAATCTCCAGCAGACTCAAGGAAAAGTGTTGGCATCCAGGAGTTTGCAGCATATGCCAGATCCTCCTTAAATGGTAATAACCTTTTgtactttttgtgtttttaaagctcttattgataacaattttatgtagacaaatataaaaaaaaaatacatccacagagcttttggAAAGGTGCCAGTTAAAAGtttggcttttcctaaaaaaaagttattatgattgtgaattaatcatttaaaatgttgtccaaaatgaatgtttaatttatttctatGGAAGATATCTGACCACTTCCAACaaagcttgtgagccaatattataacaacgttggtatcgCGTAGTATCacatggtatctctgtgtcgtcagcgatcaagttgccagttagtgcGGAAAAAACTGAGTTTgatggtaagtgcctggcaaccacttgttgtaaagtaaatgcaatggaacatgGGAGGGTGAATGCGagatctagtggctgaatgatatcaatgttatcaatagcacctttaaattctGATTAAATGTCTTGACCTCCACCTCTCTGTGTGCAGGTATCTCTCAGGCAGTGAGGGACCATGTGACGAAGCCCACCTCCCTGGCTCAGGGCCGGGTCGCCCACCTCATTGAGTGGAAAGGTTGGCCCAAACCTGCAGACCCGCCGCCAGCCGCCCACTTCAGCTCCTACTGCCATCTGACTGAAGGAGAGAAGGAAGCCCGGTTTGCTGCAGGTATTCATTGCTGGGACCTTTTTGTATCCAGCTTTCACTGTGTAACTCGCTGTTACTGTCTGCTTTTACGGGCACGTGCATCCTCTTACTTAGCTTGGTTTAGCTCCAGCATCATCTCCTGGCAGGGACGCACCTTCTGTCATGCACCTAATCCAATAAAAGTCCTGTATGTCAGCGGTCCGCTCCGCCCACCACGCTGTCTCTTGGGTGACGGCTTGTCTTGGCAGCAGATGGTGGCCTATTAGACACTCTCCCAGAACACTTCACTGCCCACCAATGGTACAACAGCTCCTGTTGTTTGGCTGTGACTCATCCTCTCTGGCGCCGGTGACATCGGCGTGGTTTGAtcaagacagagggagagagagagagttgaggGAAGGAAGGTGCATTCATAGTGACTGTACATCATGTACATCATAAAGTCTTTTTTCTTAACACTTTGATCAATGCTCCAAAATAAGGACACTTTTCAAAAAAGCTTGTGacaagagctgaaacaattagtcaactTATCGATTATTAGATGGAAAAGATATTAAgttgattattttaataatcaattaatcgtttgagtcatttttctttttttgttgttgaatactttattttaaagttttcaAATATGCGAGAACAGTACAACATATTCCCTCTAAAAACtcaataatacaatacaatacacaggaagcagaaaacaatgaggtaaaaaaaatagtttttattaataataataataataataccagtaatataaataaataacaataataaatatatatattctttttaacTTTATGTttagctatttatttatttccaagtgatttattattattattattattattattatatagacTACCGTATGTTCAATTTGAGGGAAGGTTCTGTGATGTATGTACAATGTTTTGAATGtataacatcaataaatatatgtttttcatattaacaacagtaataatgataatttaaatattgataaatacaaaataataaaacaaaatataaaatatatttatttttttaaataataaaaaatagtttgagtcacttttcaagcaaaaaacaaaattaataatttgaaGATGTAACCCTGGGCTCcgggaaattgtgatgggcgTTTTGTTTTATAGATAACACTATTATCAAGCAAATACTCTGCAGATTATAAAGCCCTACTTTTGGCTTAGTCTGACATAAACTTTTTCCTAACACAGATTGACATATTAAAAACAAtgtcatacatacataaaatatTCAGTAAAAACCAGCAATATGGAAACAACTGAACTTCTAAAAAAGACGGGTGCATTATTATTCCAACCTTTAATATAGATATTGATGTAGTGACAAAAACACTCCCCTCAGTGATCATCTttaacaagtcacatgacaaatCTGAGGCATCAAGAGATGATTAGCAGGATACAAAAGCAAaagctttttttcagactttcctTAAAtcctttctattttttttaaatgtttccatcaaataaatcaagaaaagaaaatcaccCGTGGGTGTAACTGGTCAAAGGTAGACACACACAACTATTCTTTCATTTGAAGGGCTCATTCATTTATCGGGCCTGTGTTCCTGCTAGGAGTGGCTGAGCAGTTCGCCATCGCCGAGGCTAAGCTGCGTGCCTGGGCGTCTATAGATGACGACGACGAGGACGACTCCAACGATGAGGACTCCCACACCAACGAGCAGACTCAAACCGTCTCCAGTCAGAGCGCAGGTACACGCAGTCGCCGCCTTTTTGTTCATTTCATCACTTCATAACTGCATCATCACTGACAAAACGCCTCATCTTCCCATCCCCTCCCCTCCATTACCCATCCATCTCCAGGTGTTCTGACTTTCTGCTCCTCCCTCAGACGCCGCCACGTCCGGTCCTATCAGCGGAGCGCCATGCCAGCCTGAGGTTGAAGGCGGCGAGGCACCGCCTTCCGATAGCCCCCTGTGCTCCGGCAGTCTGCTCTGTGGTAGGCCTGCGTCTCACAATGACCCACATTCATCCCAGACCAATTCACCTTCTTTACCCAGCGACTGCATGAGTCCCTTCCTGGAAGAGGATGAGAGACTGGATGGTCACGAGGAGGAGCAGCCGCCTCTTTTGCAGGAGCAACACAGCGAGGTCTGCATCCACCACAAGCCCGAGTGGAGGCCCCGGGCCAGGAGCAGCAGGTTCGACT
It includes:
- the fam131aa gene encoding protein FAM131A isoform X2, translating into MIPKSGKSPADSRKSVGIQEFAAYARSSLNGISQAVRDHVTKPTSLAQGRVAHLIEWKGWPKPADPPPAAHFSSYCHLTEGEKEARFAAGVAEQFAIAEAKLRAWASIDDDDEDDSNDEDSHTNEQTQTVSSQSADAATSGPISGAPCQPEVEGGEAPPSDSPLCSGSLLCGRPASHNDPHSSQTNSPSLPSDCMSPFLEEDERLDGHEEEQPPLLQEQHSEVCIHHKPEWRPRARSSRFDSCYSTSHSESPGEEEEEDEEEEGSVFHEFRAWHSSRRSFFSDRASSGVASFDEEEERDDVEEKKEDLM
- the fam131aa gene encoding protein FAM131A isoform X1 encodes the protein MRVKFEESEMIPKSGKSPADSRKSVGIQEFAAYARSSLNGISQAVRDHVTKPTSLAQGRVAHLIEWKGWPKPADPPPAAHFSSYCHLTEGEKEARFAAGVAEQFAIAEAKLRAWASIDDDDEDDSNDEDSHTNEQTQTVSSQSADAATSGPISGAPCQPEVEGGEAPPSDSPLCSGSLLCGRPASHNDPHSSQTNSPSLPSDCMSPFLEEDERLDGHEEEQPPLLQEQHSEVCIHHKPEWRPRARSSRFDSCYSTSHSESPGEEEEEDEEEEGSVFHEFRAWHSSRRSFFSDRASSGVASFDEEEERDDVEEKKEDLM